TGCTGCACACCTCCCATGACGCCTAAAATGTTTAATGTAGAGGAAAAACTGATTTTTCAGTCTGAGAAATAGCCCTTAGAGTTAAGTTTGTCATCGAAGACACAAGTCATTGCTCACAGAAGAGAACCACATCCATCCTCCACCCTCAGGCCACCCCCATGCCTCTGGTCTGCGGCAATGCCAAGTCCATCCTCTCCCACACCAGTCCTGGGTGCATTGGCTGACGAAGTGAGAGCAGGTCCTTCAGACCACACATCCCGTTTGGTCTCATTCAGTCCTAAGCAAACAAGCTTCTCTGGTTTGCCACGAGAGTCGTCTGACTCTCCCGCCTCTTGGCTTTCTTGCTCCTCTGTCTCACCTTCCAGCACAGGGCGCTGGAGGCTAACAAAAAAAGTCCCAATGACAGAAGGACCAGACCTAAGATGGAGATGATGGAGCCATGGGAATTGAAGCTGTAAGCCACGGCAGTGACCGCTATCCCGGCGATGAGGACCACCACAGCGAAGGGGATGATGCAGCGGTAACAGGAGAGCTCAGCGCCCCCCGTGGCGGCTGTCAGCTGAATCTCATTGACCAGGGGGACCATGGTGACCATGACTTCACCATTGGAGCTCTTCTCCATTGCCACTGGCTTGGGAGACTTCGGGGTTCCCAGGATCTCCTTTATGGGCTCTTCAGTCATTTTTACAGTATGTCTCCTAGCTGAGTTCACAGACTAGACCTGGGTGGTCTCACCAGGGTGGAAGCTGTGGAGGAGAAGACAGGAGATGCCAGTTAAATGCATCAGAGTAAGCGCCACAAGTAGGAGTAAAGAGCTGGGGGAAAGACCACTGTGTTCTTTTCTAGGAGGCATGGATGCATGTGAAAAtcaactttaatatatttttctcctaATTGTTTGCATTCTCTTTGCATtgagaagaaagcaagaaaaagcaGAGAACCATAAAGAAAGGGAAGATATAAAAAGCAGGAAGCACTTTACAGTGCTTAATACACTCTGGCGGTCTGCAAATGTTTTACAAGCTTTTCTGCTTTGTCTAttgcttttctttcctctaaACACACAGAGAAGCCTCAGTCTTAATCCCAAAACAGCCTCATTCAAGAGGAGAACACGTTATAAACAACACTTCACACAGTCCCTTCCATGCTCACAGCAACCTAGACTCTGCCGGCGTTTCCAGGCATAACATACACTCTTTCCAAACTATTGCCCATTCGCTGTGCACCAAAGCAACGTCAAGACCAGCAATCAGCGTACAAATGATGTTCTTCTACATCAACTGACAGTTAACAAGTCTTTATTGTTGTAACTATTAAATACAGCGAAACATGCATCCTGGGTCCATGATGCGGGTGCAGTTCGGCAAAAATTCAGGGACAATAAGGCTAGGATTTGTGATCTAAAATGCGGCAATATCCTCTGATccatttgaaaagggaaaaataagaaaaataattcaacaattttttaGACAAAATTTTGTGCTTTTTTATGTTAAAGAGAAGATCAATATTATTACGATAATTAGCTGTCAATTCACAAATTTTCCATTAAACTCAACAAGGAATTTTGATattatatataccacatgtttaagaaaaataagCAGACTGGATAAGCATAAAGATTTACAAGTTCATTTTTACCCCACGCTGCTGTGTACAAAATCTTCCTGCGCTGCGCTGtatctttctaaatattttgaatCTGAACATTTCAGGGTGAAATCTGAGCCTCTTGATCAAAAGCCTCTGGTTGAAACGCCATCTATGAGAAATCAGTGAACACTCTTCTCTTGCTCAGACATGGTAAGTCGTTCTCCTTTACCATCGAGAAGTGATCCAGCAGCTAAAAGGTTGAGCAGTTATAGTTACTGAAAGCATTTAAAGGAAGATACTGGAGATGATTTCAGTGAGATGAATACTTCGATCATATTAAGCACCCACTGAAAACTAATTCAACACCAAATCAAACCTCACAGTTTCTTCCTTGCTCTGGGAGGTCAAAAATATCACTCCTTGTGCAATGAACTAAAAGTTAGAGCTGCCTATTTGCATGGGATTTTTAATCACCAAATTAATCACTGCTGTTCAATGATACCTTAAATACTGGCTAGGCCAGTAAAAGGATATTTGAGGTTctgtctgaaagaaaaaaaaatcttcacccCAAAGCTGAGACTTCAGCTAACCTGAAAATGAAGCTCCGTCCCCCAAAAACTTACACGGACCCGTACCTCAGAGAGAAGCAATCCATTACCAGGGAAACCACTGGACTTGGGAGGGAAGGAACAGCAGCGTCTGAGCTTCTTCTGCGACCTCTGGGAAGACAGCCTGTAACAGCACGTCTGTCAATAAAGTGACAGGATAGGGATCTCCtctggggaaaagaaaagatataaaatactaTATGGTAGGTTTTAGATCCTGGAGCTCTTTCTTTCACTCTACCTCTTCCTAAATGACGCttgtctttccctctctctctttttatttcctcccCCGCCGGATTGCCCCTccctgccatttttttttcttcgttCTTTTCCTTGCCAGCAGATTCCGAGTTTTGGCTTCCCCCAGCTCTGCTCAGTGACATGATAAGTCAGAATCATTCTAGAGTCCCTAGAGACAGGAggcagcttttacttttatttctcttgcagCATTTACCGAGTGCACTGCTTTGCATTACTCATTTTTTCCCCAGCCAACCTCCAGATCTTCCTCCCGCCCAGCAGGCATTTTCACAAGAAAATCCCAGAGTCAGCGTTGCAGACCCAGCTGAGGGGACAGAGCCGAAGGGATAGACACTTTTAGGGCGGGAGGAACAGCTGTGAAGTCATCGAGCAGCTGAATCCAGCCTCTAAGCCAGCAAAAATCTATGTTCCCAGGTTTCCCGAGTATTCTTTCTTCATATATGTGTGCTGGCCATCTGAAGCttaacccaccccaccccccttatTTGATATTAATTCATTTAGGAACAAGGGTGGGAGATACAAATGTTTGTGACTAAGGGGGAAAAACAGTCATTTTGATTTAAACATGATTACTACTTGTGCTAGGAAGTGAGTAACTTCGGCAATGCTGAAATCATCATTACCATCACGGTCATTATACAGCACCTGCAAGGTGCACGCAATAACATTAATTCTCACTAGTTTACAAATGAGTTTATAGATAGTTtataaatgaggctcagagaggttaa
This is a stretch of genomic DNA from Eschrichtius robustus isolate mEscRob2 chromosome 20, mEscRob2.pri, whole genome shotgun sequence. It encodes these proteins:
- the TMEM100 gene encoding transmembrane protein 100, which gives rise to MTEEPIKEILGTPKSPKPVAMEKSSNGEVMVTMVPLVNEIQLTAATGGAELSCYRCIIPFAVVVLIAGIAVTAVAYSFNSHGSIISILGLVLLSLGLFLLASSALCWKVRQRSKKAKRRESQTTLVANQRSLFA